Proteins from a single region of Sebastes umbrosus isolate fSebUmb1 chromosome 8, fSebUmb1.pri, whole genome shotgun sequence:
- the LOC119492293 gene encoding protein SET: MSASAAKVSKKELNSNHDGADETSEKEQQEAIEHIDEVQNEIDRLNEQASEEILKVEQKYNKLRQPFFQKRSELIAKIPNFWVTTFVNHPQVSALLGEEDEEALHYLSRVEVTEFEDIKSGYRIDFYFDENPYFENKVLSKEFHLNESGDPSSKSTEIKWKSGKDLTKRSSQTQNKAGRKRQHEEPESFFTWFTDHADAGADELGEVIKDDIWPNPLQYYLVPDMDDEEGEGEDDEEDEEGLEDIDEEGDEDGEDDEEDDGEDGEDDEGEDD; encoded by the exons ATGTCGGCCTCGGCGGCAAAAGTGAGTAAAAAGGAGCTGAACTCGAACCATGACGGAGCGGACGAGACCTCCG agaaAGAGCAGCAAGAAGCTATTGAACACATCGACGAAGTTCAAAACGAAATTGACAG GTTGAATGAGCAAGCCAGCGAGGAGATCCTCAAAGTAGAACAGAAATACAACAAACTCCGTCAGCCATTCTTTCAGAAGAGGTCAGAACTGATCGCCAAAATCCCCAACTTCTGGGTCACCACGTTTGTCAACCATCCACAAG tATCTGCCCTACTgggagaggaagatgaagaagcaCTTCATTACCTGAGCCGAGTGGAGGTGACAGAGTTCGAAGACATCAAGTCAGGCTACAGAATAGATTTT TATTTCGATGAAAATCCGTACTTCGAAAACAAAGTACTTTCCAAAGAGTTCCATTTGAATGAGAGCGGAGACCCATCTTCAAAGTCGACAGAAATCAAATGGAAATCAGGAAAG GACCTGACCAAGCGCTCCAGCCAGACACAGAACAAAGCAGGAAGGAAGAGACAACATGAAGAGCCAGAGAGCTTCTTCACTTGGTTCACTGATCACGCTGACGCCGGCGCTGATGAGCTCGGGGAGGTCATCAAGGACGACATCTGGCCAAACCCCCTGCAGTACTACCTG GTCCCTGACATGGATGACGAAGAGGGTGAAGgtgaggatgatgaagaggatgaggagggtcTGGAGGACATAGACGAGGAGGGAGATGAAGATGGAGAGGATGACGAAGAGGATGATGGAGAAGATGGAGAG GATGACGAGGGTGAAGACGACTAA
- the LOC119492292 gene encoding outer dense fiber protein 2-like isoform X2 has product MRRSPSRTPQNRTRDAQVRGEGGRPKVRTPWIPPGRLSCRRDVGSYKCQRSRAEYRSESGIGYQRDEDEEQEEELSAVSKNLSVLLREQESIRDLKKSDSRGQHRETDVLLRALVEAEIDGVAVANQLTALKETIDSLSKDKRLSKLHATSVGRQQDLLLEKIEMFDNTNHSLRELLREWSDYERESLVWSEQKDAFMKRLTDSEAENIRLVAKLTNKEKEAFKLAEHLDFEKDNVKTTEELSRILQSTRDHLESELNRTEAEKAILAAQIQRLQQSYEQQQEELQALRQQREEEEEERQDQEVLALLTQQAERAEETARQLAAKLQEKESQLAQTLSTSSDWCLRHSKEAAAKAQLEEDIAALKVQVTELNSQRHSAEERSRTEREELRDHLHHLSAENASTKLDNQRLRGQLTSSEEKLSGLQAEARRLKSSIKKHENLVEKYKKKVQQVRLESEEYCLQLEMTQKEAREVKVSLERETEQLRRELLGRLRELETLPDRLRRTEQQLRDAQLEADAHERRNMEHNSALSEVRHKVEQQGTQLETFQQRNLLLQEENNVLKEKIHNLERRLEDMRVENKDMSQALPSKDATIRSVQQQLEEKTRECSVLSRQLQQTLDDAQRQVDNSMQKVLAKERTSQSKALDLQSQLSRAKTEQSQLQRSKEEMERRFQSQLQNMKDRLEQSDSTNRSLHNYVQFLKTSYGNVFGESLLAS; this is encoded by the exons ATGAGGAGGAGTCCCAGCAGGACACCACAG aatAGGACAAGAGATGCCCAGGTgaggggagaaggagggaggccAAAGGTCCGGACGCCGTGGATCCCTCCAGGAAGACTGTCCTGCAGAAGAGACGTGGGCTCGTACAAGTGTCAG AGAAGCAGAGCGGAGTATCGATCAGAAAGTGGAATCGGATATCAGcgtgatgaagatgaggagcAGGAAGAAGAGCTCTCTGCAGTATCCAAAAACCTCAGTGTCCTCCTCAGAGAGCAAGAGAGCATTCGTGATTTAAAGAA GTCGGATTCTCGGGGTCAACACAGAGAGACCGACGTGCTCCTGAGGGCGCTCGTAGAAGCAGAAATCGACGGCGTAGCGGTGGCTAATCAGCTGACAGCCCTAAAGGAAACTATTGACAGCCTCAGTAAG gacaAGCGGCTGTCAAAGCTGCATGCAACGTCAGTGGGACGGCAGCAGGATTTGTTGCTGGAGAAGATTGAGATGTTTGACAACACGAATCACAGCCTTCGAGAGCTCCTCAGAGAGTGGAGTGATTACGAG AGAGAATCACTGGTGTGGTCAGAGCAGAAAGATGCCTTCATGAAGAGACTGACTGACAGTGAAGCAGAGAACATT CGACTTGTGGCCAAACTCACCAACAAAGAGAAAGAGGCTTTTAAGCTTGCTGAGCATTTGGACTTTGAAAAG GACAACGTGAAGACGACGGAGGAGCTTTCAAGAATCCTTCAGTCGACCCGCGACCATCTGGAATCTGAGCTGAACAGAACAGAAGCAGAAAAGGCCATTCTGGCTGCTCAGATTCAG AGGCTGCAGCAGAGCtacgagcagcagcaggaggagctgcaggctctgaggcagcagagagaagaggaggaagaggagcggcAAGACCAGGAGGTGCTGGCCCTGCTGACCCAGCAGGCCGAGCGAGCTGAAGAGACCGCCAGGCAGCTCGCAGCAAAACTGCAGGAGAAG GAATCCCAGTTGGCTCAAACTCTGTCCACATCCAGTGACTGGTGCCTCCGCCACTCTAAAGAGGCTGCCGCTAAAGCTCAGCTGGAAGAGGACATCGCTGCTCTCAAAGT TCAGGTGACGGAGCTGAACTCTCAGCGTCACTCAGCGGAGGAGAGGAGTCGGACGGAGAGGGAGGAGCTCAGagatcaccttcatcacctcagCGCTGAAAACGCCTCCACCAAGCTGGACAACCAGAGACTCAGG GGTCAGCTGACGTCCTCTGAGGAGAAGCTCAGCGGTCTGCAGGCTGAAGCCCGGCGGCTAAAATCGTCAATCAAAAAGCACGAAAACTTGGTGGAGAAATACAAGAAGAAG GTCCAGCAGGTTCGTCTGGAATCGGAGGAGTACTGCCTGCAGCTGGAGATGACACAGAAGGAGGCGCGGGAGGTGAAGGTGAGCCTGGAGAGGGAGACGGAGCAGCTGAGGAGGGAGCTGCTGGGTCGGCTCAGGGAGCTTGAGACTTTGCCTGACAGActgaggaggacggagcagcagctcagagacgCCCAGCTGGAGGCCGACGCCCACGAGAGGAGGAACATGGAGCACAACTCGGCCCTCTCTGAAGTCAGACACAAG GTGGAACAGCAAGGCACTCAGCTGGAGACGTTCCAGCAGAGgaacctgctgctgcaggaggagaacAACGTTCTCAAAGAGAAAATTCACAACTTAGAGAG GAGGCTGGAGGACATGAGGGTCGAGAACAAAGACATGTCTCAGGCTCTCCCCTCAAAGGACGCCACTATCCGCAGCgttcagcagcagctggaggagaagaCGCGCGAGTGCAGCGTCCTGTCCAGACAGCTGCAACAGACTCTGGACGACGCACAGAGACAG GTGGACAACAGCATGCAGAAGGTTTTGGCCAAAGAGAGGACGTCTCAGTCTAAAGCCTTGGACCTGCAGAGCCAACTGAGCCGAGCTAAAACAGAACAGAGTCAACTACAGCGAAGCAAAGAGGAG ATGGAGCGTCGTTTCCAGAGTCAGCTGCAGAACATGAAGGACAGACTGGAGCAGTCGGACTCTACAAACCGCAGTCTGCACAACTATGTTCAGTTTCTCAAAACCTCATACGGAAACGTGTTCGGTGAATCTTTGCTTGCAAGCTGA
- the gle1 gene encoding nucleoporin GLE1 isoform X2 has protein sequence MDQHILAGCKEALSLSSHSGVILERLSSLPLQKSCFLSSSSGGSSPGLSDKISTSASSSGSIPDLNGRHAALSAAPQTVSDEVKDEDPEEDISDVSSPVSQPAISLLSPKAMEMAGRIIKFEEEQREKAKLALKLRQEMQERLVAAVASSESEQLKRFEEFMELKQRQEYQIMRDMMDRETKESIGRQEKLKEEQRHRMKIINLRLREAEQQRLREAELERQRQADGRERLRNLNTIQEEILQLNQLLEPSTQTKTDLPAASLSSFCTRGNQLCSQLSEVVRKTAEGEFPSVDDMTVAERALHEMRALIRLMQEEVAKAQEKKKKDQEEDEQRRKQAELQAQQEAQKKAVETAKEKAKRKGLQNSAEESTLKWYKEIQESAAQCAQSIEQLNSPKDAQTKKLKLELQKAASIPVSQISSNSGSQLREIFDKIDKLLSGRSLVSGGRSVSTSQHPQGQDFVSFKLAEKFVKQGEEEVAAHHEAAFPIAVVASGIWELHPRVGELLLAHLHKKCPYSVPHYPPMKDGTAVEEYQRILGYRVDDSGVEGQDSFLKRMSGMIRLYAAVIQLRWPYGSKQGAAPHGLNHGWRWLAQMLNMEPLADITATLLFDFLEVCGNALMKQYQAQFWKLILMLKEEYFPRIQAVTTSGEMGSFIRLKQFLDTSLQSRQIRPPKGQLSSMFWGS, from the exons ATGGACCAG CATATTTTAGCGGGGTGCAAAGAGGCCCTCAGCCTGTCCTCACACTCTGGGGTCATTCTGGAGCGCCTCAGCTCGTTGCCCCTGCAGAAGTCCTGCTTTCTGAGCTCCAGCTCCGGAGGCTCCAGCCCCGGCCTCTCAGATAAGATCTCCACTTCGGCTTCCTCCTCAGGATCCATCCCCGACCTCAACGGCAGGCACGCCGCACTTTCTGCTGCCCCGCAG ACTGTTAGTGATGAGGTGAAGGATGAAGATCCAGAGGAAGATATCAGCGACGTTTCCAGTCCTGTTTCACAACCTGCCATTTCCCTGCTGTCGCCCAAAGCCATGGAGATGGCGGGACGTATTATTAAATTTGAGGAGGAACAGCGAGAAAAGGCCAAG CTGGCGCTCAAACTGCGGCAGGAGATGCAGGAGAGGCTGGTGGCGGCGGTTGCGAGCTCCGAATCGGAGCAGCTGAAACGCTTCGAGGAGTTCATGGAGCTGAAACAGAGGCAGGAGTACCAGATTATGAGGGACATGATGGACAGAGA AACTAAAGAGAGCATCGGGCGTCAGGAGAAGCTGAAGGAGGAGCAGCGACACAGGATGAAG ATCATCAACCTGCGTCTGAGGGAGGCGGAGCAGCAGCGCCTGCGTGAGGCGGAGCTCGAGCGGCAGCGGCAGGCGGACGGCAGGGAGCGGCTGCGTAACCTCAACACCATCCAGGAGGAGATCCTGCAGCTCAACCAGCTGCTGGAGCCGTCCACCCAGACCAAGACCGACCTCCCAGCGGCCAGCCTCAGCTCCTTCTGCACCCGCGGGAACCAGCTGTGCTCCCAGCTGTCGGAGGTGGTGCGGAAGACCGCAGAG GGAGAGTTTCCCAGCGTGGATGACATGACGGTGGCCGAGCGAGCCCTCCACGAGATGAGAGCGCTGATCCGGCTGATGCAGGAGGAGGTCGCCAAGGctcaagagaagaagaagaaggaccaAGAGGAGGATGAGCAGCGCAGGAAGCAGGCGGAGCTGCAGGCGCAGCAGGAAGCGCAGAAGAAGGCGGTGGAGACGGCCAAAGAGAAGGCAAAGAGGAAAG GGCTGCAGAACAGCGCTGAAGAGAGCACGCTGAAATGGTATAAGGAGATTCAGGAGTCGGCTGCTCAGTGTGCTCAGTCCATCGAACAACTCAACTCCCCAAAAGATGCCCAG ACAAAGAAGCTGAAGCTGGAGCTCCAGAAAGCCGCCAGCATCCCCGTCAGCCAGATCTCCAGCAACTCCGGATCGCAGCTCCGAGAAATCTTCGACAAGATCGACAAGCTGCTGTCGGGACGGTCGCTGGTGTCGGGGGGGAGGTCCGTCTCTACCTCCCAGCATCCTCAGGGCCAGGACTTCGTCAGCTTCAAACTGGCTGAGAAGTTTGTG aaacaaggagaggaggaggtggcggCTCACCACGAAGCCGCTTTCCCCATCGCCGTGGTGGCCTCCGGCATCTGGGAGCTGCACCCTCGGGTGGGCGAGCTCCTCCTCGCCCACCTGCACAAGAAATGTCCGTACTCGGTCCCGCATTACCCCCCGATGAAGGACGGCACAGCTGTGGAGGAATACCAGAG GATTCTTGGTTACCGCGTGGACGACTCCGGGGTCGAAGGTCAGGACAGTTTCCTGAAGAGGATGTCGGGGATGATCCGCCTCTACGCCGCCGTGATCCAGCTGAGGTGGCCCTACGGCTCCAAGCAGGGG GCTGCTCCTCACGGGCTGAACCACGGCTGGCGTTGGTTGGCTCAGATGCTCAACATGGAGCCGCTGGCTGACATCACGGCAACGCTGCTGTTCGACTTTCTGGAG gtttGTGGTAACGCTCTGATGAAGCAGTATCAGGCCCAGTTCTGGAAACTCATCCTAATGCTTAAAGAGGAATACTTCCCGag AATTCAAGCGGTGACCACCAGCGGAGAGATGGGCTCATTCATCAGACTCAAACAGTTTCTAGAC ACGTCGCTGCAGAGCCGACAGATCCGTCCGCCCAAAGGCCAGCTGAGCTCCATGTTCTGGGGATcctga
- the si:ch211-51h9.7 gene encoding uncharacterized protein si:ch211-51h9.7 — protein sequence MCVRDAAMMQTRRLQVKQLQVLITQYICFVLLFHPAAYQPGEACAAGLEEEATSSSSSAALILCRTCGHELAVGSDIHLVPSRLALSSRNDTSIGGRRVNIQLFENPHGHQFEVITFRKAEVAQHWPADKHFTWFPGFSWTVATCPHCHTHLGWAFQPIDWPETVTQTRFDESEHTFLALITHRLLREDFASSLLMTPKSFKS from the exons atgtgtgtgagagacgcAGCGATGATGCAGACGAGGAGGCTGCAGGTGAAGCAGCTGCAGGTGTTAATAACACAGTATATCTGCTTCGTGCTGCTGTTTCATCCCGCTGCATACCAGCCCGGTGAGGCGTGTGCTGCAGGGTTAGAGGAGGAGgcgaccagcagcagcagctcagcagccCTGATCCTCTGCAGGACCTGCGGACACGAGCTGGCGGTCGGATCGGACATCCACCTGGTCCCCAGCCGGCTGGCGCTCTCCAGCCGCAACGACACCTCCATCGGAGGTCGGAGGGTTAACATCCAGCTGTTCGAGAACCCCCACGGACACCAGTTCGAGGTGATAACGTTCAGAAAGGCGGAGGTTGCTCAGCACTGGCCGGCAGATAAACACTTCACCTGGTTCCCAGGGTTCTCCTGGACGGTGGCCACCtgtcctcactgtcacactcactTAG GTTGGGCCTTCCAGCCCATCGACTGGCCAGAAACGGTCACACAAACCAGATTTGACGAGTCGGAGCACACCTTTCTGGCTTTAATCACCCATCGTCTACTAAGAGAAGACTTTGCATCAAGCCTGCTTATGACTCCGAAATCCTTCAAGAGCTGA
- the LOC119492292 gene encoding outer dense fiber protein 2-like isoform X1 — protein MRTRDSPPPPVHVHVPETTPVHVHMRRSPSRTPQNRTRDAQVRGEGGRPKVRTPWIPPGRLSCRRDVGSYKCQRSRAEYRSESGIGYQRDEDEEQEEELSAVSKNLSVLLREQESIRDLKKSDSRGQHRETDVLLRALVEAEIDGVAVANQLTALKETIDSLSKDKRLSKLHATSVGRQQDLLLEKIEMFDNTNHSLRELLREWSDYERESLVWSEQKDAFMKRLTDSEAENIRLVAKLTNKEKEAFKLAEHLDFEKDNVKTTEELSRILQSTRDHLESELNRTEAEKAILAAQIQRLQQSYEQQQEELQALRQQREEEEEERQDQEVLALLTQQAERAEETARQLAAKLQEKESQLAQTLSTSSDWCLRHSKEAAAKAQLEEDIAALKVQVTELNSQRHSAEERSRTEREELRDHLHHLSAENASTKLDNQRLRGQLTSSEEKLSGLQAEARRLKSSIKKHENLVEKYKKKVQQVRLESEEYCLQLEMTQKEAREVKVSLERETEQLRRELLGRLRELETLPDRLRRTEQQLRDAQLEADAHERRNMEHNSALSEVRHKVEQQGTQLETFQQRNLLLQEENNVLKEKIHNLERRLEDMRVENKDMSQALPSKDATIRSVQQQLEEKTRECSVLSRQLQQTLDDAQRQVDNSMQKVLAKERTSQSKALDLQSQLSRAKTEQSQLQRSKEEMERRFQSQLQNMKDRLEQSDSTNRSLHNYVQFLKTSYGNVFGESLLAS, from the exons ATGAGAACCCGGGATTCACCGCCGCCGCCGGTTCACGTCCACGTCCCGGAGACAACACCGGTCCATGTCCACATGAGGAGGAGTCCCAGCAGGACACCTCAG aatAGGACAAGAGATGCCCAGGTgaggggagaaggagggaggccAAAGGTCCGGACGCCGTGGATCCCTCCAGGAAGACTGTCCTGCAGAAGAGACGTGGGCTCGTACAAGTGTCAG AGAAGCAGAGCGGAGTATCGATCAGAAAGTGGAATCGGATATCAGcgtgatgaagatgaggagcAGGAAGAAGAGCTCTCTGCAGTATCCAAAAACCTCAGTGTCCTCCTCAGAGAGCAAGAGAGCATTCGTGATTTAAAGAA GTCGGATTCTCGGGGTCAACACAGAGAGACCGACGTGCTCCTGAGGGCGCTCGTAGAAGCAGAAATCGACGGCGTAGCGGTGGCTAATCAGCTGACAGCCCTAAAGGAAACTATTGACAGCCTCAGTAAG gacaAGCGGCTGTCAAAGCTGCATGCAACGTCAGTGGGACGGCAGCAGGATTTGTTGCTGGAGAAGATTGAGATGTTTGACAACACGAATCACAGCCTTCGAGAGCTCCTCAGAGAGTGGAGTGATTACGAG AGAGAATCACTGGTGTGGTCAGAGCAGAAAGATGCCTTCATGAAGAGACTGACTGACAGTGAAGCAGAGAACATT CGACTTGTGGCCAAACTCACCAACAAAGAGAAAGAGGCTTTTAAGCTTGCTGAGCATTTGGACTTTGAAAAG GACAACGTGAAGACGACGGAGGAGCTTTCAAGAATCCTTCAGTCGACCCGCGACCATCTGGAATCTGAGCTGAACAGAACAGAAGCAGAAAAGGCCATTCTGGCTGCTCAGATTCAG AGGCTGCAGCAGAGCtacgagcagcagcaggaggagctgcaggctctgaggcagcagagagaagaggaggaagaggagcggcAAGACCAGGAGGTGCTGGCCCTGCTGACCCAGCAGGCCGAGCGAGCTGAAGAGACCGCCAGGCAGCTCGCAGCAAAACTGCAGGAGAAG GAATCCCAGTTGGCTCAAACTCTGTCCACATCCAGTGACTGGTGCCTCCGCCACTCTAAAGAGGCTGCCGCTAAAGCTCAGCTGGAAGAGGACATCGCTGCTCTCAAAGT TCAGGTGACGGAGCTGAACTCTCAGCGTCACTCAGCGGAGGAGAGGAGTCGGACGGAGAGGGAGGAGCTCAGagatcaccttcatcacctcagCGCTGAAAACGCCTCCACCAAGCTGGACAACCAGAGACTCAGG GGTCAGCTGACGTCCTCTGAGGAGAAGCTCAGCGGTCTGCAGGCTGAAGCCCGGCGGCTAAAATCGTCAATCAAAAAGCACGAAAACTTGGTGGAGAAATACAAGAAGAAG GTCCAGCAGGTTCGTCTGGAATCGGAGGAGTACTGCCTGCAGCTGGAGATGACACAGAAGGAGGCGCGGGAGGTGAAGGTGAGCCTGGAGAGGGAGACGGAGCAGCTGAGGAGGGAGCTGCTGGGTCGGCTCAGGGAGCTTGAGACTTTGCCTGACAGActgaggaggacggagcagcagctcagagacgCCCAGCTGGAGGCCGACGCCCACGAGAGGAGGAACATGGAGCACAACTCGGCCCTCTCTGAAGTCAGACACAAG GTGGAACAGCAAGGCACTCAGCTGGAGACGTTCCAGCAGAGgaacctgctgctgcaggaggagaacAACGTTCTCAAAGAGAAAATTCACAACTTAGAGAG GAGGCTGGAGGACATGAGGGTCGAGAACAAAGACATGTCTCAGGCTCTCCCCTCAAAGGACGCCACTATCCGCAGCgttcagcagcagctggaggagaagaCGCGCGAGTGCAGCGTCCTGTCCAGACAGCTGCAACAGACTCTGGACGACGCACAGAGACAG GTGGACAACAGCATGCAGAAGGTTTTGGCCAAAGAGAGGACGTCTCAGTCTAAAGCCTTGGACCTGCAGAGCCAACTGAGCCGAGCTAAAACAGAACAGAGTCAACTACAGCGAAGCAAAGAGGAG ATGGAGCGTCGTTTCCAGAGTCAGCTGCAGAACATGAAGGACAGACTGGAGCAGTCGGACTCTACAAACCGCAGTCTGCACAACTATGTTCAGTTTCTCAAAACCTCATACGGAAACGTGTTCGGTGAATCTTTGCTTGCAAGCTGA
- the gle1 gene encoding nucleoporin GLE1 isoform X1: MPAENLRWETLEALKNSPKGNITYDPFWSERGEHILAGCKEALSLSSHSGVILERLSSLPLQKSCFLSSSSGGSSPGLSDKISTSASSSGSIPDLNGRHAALSAAPQTVSDEVKDEDPEEDISDVSSPVSQPAISLLSPKAMEMAGRIIKFEEEQREKAKLALKLRQEMQERLVAAVASSESEQLKRFEEFMELKQRQEYQIMRDMMDRETKESIGRQEKLKEEQRHRMKIINLRLREAEQQRLREAELERQRQADGRERLRNLNTIQEEILQLNQLLEPSTQTKTDLPAASLSSFCTRGNQLCSQLSEVVRKTAEGEFPSVDDMTVAERALHEMRALIRLMQEEVAKAQEKKKKDQEEDEQRRKQAELQAQQEAQKKAVETAKEKAKRKGLQNSAEESTLKWYKEIQESAAQCAQSIEQLNSPKDAQTKKLKLELQKAASIPVSQISSNSGSQLREIFDKIDKLLSGRSLVSGGRSVSTSQHPQGQDFVSFKLAEKFVKQGEEEVAAHHEAAFPIAVVASGIWELHPRVGELLLAHLHKKCPYSVPHYPPMKDGTAVEEYQRILGYRVDDSGVEGQDSFLKRMSGMIRLYAAVIQLRWPYGSKQGAAPHGLNHGWRWLAQMLNMEPLADITATLLFDFLEVCGNALMKQYQAQFWKLILMLKEEYFPRIQAVTTSGEMGSFIRLKQFLDTSLQSRQIRPPKGQLSSMFWGS, from the exons ATGCCGGCTGAGAATCTGAGATGGGAAACTTTAGAGGCTTTAAAAAACTCCCCGAAGGGAAACATCACATACGACCCGTTCTGGTccgagagaggagag CATATTTTAGCGGGGTGCAAAGAGGCCCTCAGCCTGTCCTCACACTCTGGGGTCATTCTGGAGCGCCTCAGCTCGTTGCCCCTGCAGAAGTCCTGCTTTCTGAGCTCCAGCTCCGGAGGCTCCAGCCCCGGCCTCTCAGATAAGATCTCCACTTCGGCTTCCTCCTCAGGATCCATCCCCGACCTCAACGGCAGGCACGCCGCACTTTCTGCTGCCCCGCAG ACTGTTAGTGATGAGGTGAAGGATGAAGATCCAGAGGAAGATATCAGCGACGTTTCCAGTCCTGTTTCACAACCTGCCATTTCCCTGCTGTCGCCCAAAGCCATGGAGATGGCGGGACGTATTATTAAATTTGAGGAGGAACAGCGAGAAAAGGCCAAG CTGGCGCTCAAACTGCGGCAGGAGATGCAGGAGAGGCTGGTGGCGGCGGTTGCGAGCTCCGAATCGGAGCAGCTGAAACGCTTCGAGGAGTTCATGGAGCTGAAACAGAGGCAGGAGTACCAGATTATGAGGGACATGATGGACAGAGA AACTAAAGAGAGCATCGGGCGTCAGGAGAAGCTGAAGGAGGAGCAGCGACACAGGATGAAG ATCATCAACCTGCGTCTGAGGGAGGCGGAGCAGCAGCGCCTGCGTGAGGCGGAGCTCGAGCGGCAGCGGCAGGCGGACGGCAGGGAGCGGCTGCGTAACCTCAACACCATCCAGGAGGAGATCCTGCAGCTCAACCAGCTGCTGGAGCCGTCCACCCAGACCAAGACCGACCTCCCAGCGGCCAGCCTCAGCTCCTTCTGCACCCGCGGGAACCAGCTGTGCTCCCAGCTGTCGGAGGTGGTGCGGAAGACCGCAGAG GGAGAGTTTCCCAGCGTGGATGACATGACGGTGGCCGAGCGAGCCCTCCACGAGATGAGAGCGCTGATCCGGCTGATGCAGGAGGAGGTCGCCAAGGctcaagagaagaagaagaaggaccaAGAGGAGGATGAGCAGCGCAGGAAGCAGGCGGAGCTGCAGGCGCAGCAGGAAGCGCAGAAGAAGGCGGTGGAGACGGCCAAAGAGAAGGCAAAGAGGAAAG GGCTGCAGAACAGCGCTGAAGAGAGCACGCTGAAATGGTATAAGGAGATTCAGGAGTCGGCTGCTCAGTGTGCTCAGTCCATCGAACAACTCAACTCCCCAAAAGATGCCCAG ACAAAGAAGCTGAAGCTGGAGCTCCAGAAAGCCGCCAGCATCCCCGTCAGCCAGATCTCCAGCAACTCCGGATCGCAGCTCCGAGAAATCTTCGACAAGATCGACAAGCTGCTGTCGGGACGGTCGCTGGTGTCGGGGGGGAGGTCCGTCTCTACCTCCCAGCATCCTCAGGGCCAGGACTTCGTCAGCTTCAAACTGGCTGAGAAGTTTGTG aaacaaggagaggaggaggtggcggCTCACCACGAAGCCGCTTTCCCCATCGCCGTGGTGGCCTCCGGCATCTGGGAGCTGCACCCTCGGGTGGGCGAGCTCCTCCTCGCCCACCTGCACAAGAAATGTCCGTACTCGGTCCCGCATTACCCCCCGATGAAGGACGGCACAGCTGTGGAGGAATACCAGAG GATTCTTGGTTACCGCGTGGACGACTCCGGGGTCGAAGGTCAGGACAGTTTCCTGAAGAGGATGTCGGGGATGATCCGCCTCTACGCCGCCGTGATCCAGCTGAGGTGGCCCTACGGCTCCAAGCAGGGG GCTGCTCCTCACGGGCTGAACCACGGCTGGCGTTGGTTGGCTCAGATGCTCAACATGGAGCCGCTGGCTGACATCACGGCAACGCTGCTGTTCGACTTTCTGGAG gtttGTGGTAACGCTCTGATGAAGCAGTATCAGGCCCAGTTCTGGAAACTCATCCTAATGCTTAAAGAGGAATACTTCCCGag AATTCAAGCGGTGACCACCAGCGGAGAGATGGGCTCATTCATCAGACTCAAACAGTTTCTAGAC ACGTCGCTGCAGAGCCGACAGATCCGTCCGCCCAAAGGCCAGCTGAGCTCCATGTTCTGGGGATcctga